A stretch of bacterium DNA encodes these proteins:
- the tpiA gene encoding triose-phosphate isomerase: MRKPIIAGNWKMYNSLAEARLLTTGIVEKLKVVQDACPENGKQSLAVERVEVVLCPPFTALAAVSEIVKNTGIELGAQNCHYQEKGAFTGEVSPKFLLDFGCKYVIIGHSERRQYFGEDDALINRKLKAVMGFGLFPIFCIGETLDQRNQKQTFDVLKGQVLKGLEDISLSDPLKMVLAYEPVWAIGTGVTATKEQAQEVHKHLRELLSQIWGRETADRVRIQYGGSVKPENIAELMAQPDIDGALVGGASLDPESFSRIIKFKG; encoded by the coding sequence ATGAGAAAGCCGATCATCGCCGGGAACTGGAAGATGTATAACTCCCTGGCAGAAGCCAGGTTATTGACTACGGGCATCGTTGAAAAGCTTAAAGTTGTTCAAGATGCCTGCCCTGAGAACGGCAAGCAAAGTTTGGCCGTCGAACGGGTTGAAGTGGTTCTTTGCCCGCCTTTTACGGCCCTGGCTGCGGTATCGGAGATCGTTAAAAACACCGGCATTGAACTGGGCGCCCAGAACTGCCATTACCAGGAAAAGGGGGCCTTTACCGGCGAGGTTTCTCCCAAGTTTTTGCTTGACTTTGGATGCAAATATGTTATAATTGGCCATTCTGAGCGCCGTCAATATTTCGGTGAAGACGACGCTCTAATCAATAGGAAGCTCAAAGCCGTTATGGGCTTCGGGTTATTTCCGATTTTCTGCATTGGCGAAACCCTGGACCAGCGCAACCAGAAACAGACGTTCGATGTCTTGAAGGGCCAGGTGTTAAAGGGTCTGGAAGACATCAGCCTGTCCGACCCGCTTAAAATGGTGCTGGCCTACGAACCGGTCTGGGCCATCGGCACCGGGGTCACCGCCACCAAGGAACAGGCCCAGGAGGTCCACAAGCACCTGCGGGAACTTCTCTCACAAATATGGGGGAGGGAAACCGCAGACAGGGTAAGGATCCAGTACGGCGGCAGCGTCAAGCCGGAGAACATCGCCGAACTGATGGCCCAGCCCGATATCGACGGAGCGCTGGTGGGCGGGGCCAGTCTGGACCCGGAGTCTTTTTCCAGGATAATAAAGTTCAAGGGATAA
- the secG gene encoding preprotein translocase subunit SecG — protein sequence MYNLLLIIHVIGCLLLIGIVLMQTGKGGLGSAMGGDTEQMFGGRGAAPFLTRATTVLAVMFMLTSLSLSFMSGRQTKARSAIEKSLQQGQTAPAQQQEQPAQPLPGSTK from the coding sequence GTGTACAATCTGCTACTCATAATTCACGTGATAGGCTGCCTGCTCCTGATCGGAATAGTATTGATGCAGACCGGCAAGGGCGGACTGGGTTCGGCCATGGGCGGAGACACCGAGCAGATGTTCGGAGGCCGGGGAGCGGCCCCGTTCCTGACCAGGGCCACCACCGTGCTGGCTGTGATGTTCATGCTGACCTCGCTTTCCCTGTCCTTCATGTCCGGGCGCCAGACCAAGGCCCGCTCCGCCATAGAAAAATCCCTGCAACAGGGCCAGACGGCCCCGGCCCAGCAGCAGGAGCAGCCCGCCCAGCCGCTGCCGGGCAGCACCAAGTAA
- the rplU gene encoding 50S ribosomal protein L21 yields MYAVIECGGTQVRVFQNAKVRIPRIDAKEGEKYKIEKILLVSNGQDIVVGSPTVKDAVVEATVVGHPRSAKIVGMIYKPKKDYRRHWGARTHYTELFIEKVSHPTVKPLEKLARPGAAKKQTVKKAPPKKAAAEKIETKSAKTEPAKPAAVKGGKK; encoded by the coding sequence ATGTATGCAGTAATAGAATGCGGCGGGACCCAGGTCCGGGTCTTCCAGAACGCCAAGGTCAGGATCCCCCGGATAGACGCCAAGGAAGGCGAAAAATATAAGATCGAAAAGATACTGCTGGTCTCCAACGGCCAGGATATTGTGGTCGGCTCGCCCACCGTCAAGGACGCAGTGGTGGAAGCCACCGTGGTCGGCCATCCCCGTTCGGCCAAGATAGTGGGCATGATCTACAAACCCAAAAAGGATTACCGCCGCCACTGGGGCGCCCGGACCCATTATACCGAACTGTTCATCGAAAAGGTCAGCCATCCCACGGTCAAGCCGCTGGAGAAACTGGCCCGGCCCGGCGCCGCTAAAAAGCAGACCGTAAAAAAAGCCCCGCCCAAAAAAGCGGCGGCCGAAAAAATAGAAACCAAATCAGCCAAGACCGAACCGGCCAAGCCGGCAGCGGTTAAAGGAGGAAAGAAATAA